Proteins encoded by one window of Phytohabitans houttuyneae:
- a CDS encoding type II secretion system F family protein — MSPQWLVAAACLSAAAVVLAWPQRGREARLFTPAPRSLRARLEALSSRRAMVLAVAVAALTGTLIAGPVAGVVAGGYGAIAVREVLRRRSTREAVAMRTRSLDALCGLAADLRAGVSAGAVSPAGTVGEASGLAVVEDQRMAQLTGAAWRLAERTGAPIADLVERIEADARATDRASASATAQAAGARATAWLLAALPAGGIGLGYTIGADPLAVLLHTPIGAACAVAAIALQVAGLAWADRLASVGSPHRQPAPTRVTRPDAKAESQQSAAARSRIRPRPHAAPVAAGRTSAGSGA; from the coding sequence GTGAGCCCGCAGTGGCTGGTCGCGGCCGCCTGCCTGTCCGCGGCCGCCGTCGTGCTGGCCTGGCCCCAGCGCGGCCGCGAGGCCAGGCTGTTCACCCCGGCGCCGCGGAGCCTGCGGGCACGGCTAGAAGCGCTCTCCAGCCGCCGGGCGATGGTGCTCGCGGTGGCGGTCGCGGCGCTCACCGGCACGCTGATCGCCGGGCCGGTCGCCGGTGTGGTGGCCGGTGGATACGGAGCGATCGCGGTGCGGGAGGTGCTGCGCCGGCGCTCGACCCGGGAGGCGGTGGCGATGCGCACGCGTTCGCTCGACGCGCTCTGCGGCCTCGCGGCGGACCTCCGGGCCGGTGTCTCGGCCGGTGCGGTGTCGCCGGCCGGCACGGTCGGCGAGGCGTCGGGTCTAGCCGTGGTCGAAGACCAACGGATGGCTCAGCTCACCGGTGCGGCGTGGCGGCTGGCGGAGCGCACCGGCGCGCCGATCGCCGACCTGGTGGAGCGCATCGAGGCGGACGCCAGGGCCACTGACCGCGCGAGTGCCTCCGCCACGGCGCAAGCAGCCGGCGCGCGGGCGACGGCGTGGCTGCTGGCCGCGCTGCCGGCCGGCGGGATCGGGCTGGGCTACACCATCGGTGCCGACCCGCTGGCGGTGCTGCTGCACACCCCGATCGGAGCGGCGTGCGCGGTGGCGGCGATAGCTCTCCAGGTGGCCGGGCTGGCCTGGGCCGACCGGCTCGCCTCCGTCGGCAGCCCACACCGGCAGCCGGCACCCACCAGGGTCACGCGTCCGGACGCGAAGGCCGAATCGCAGCAAAGCGCCGCGGCCCGCTCGCGGATACGCCCCCGACCACACGCCGCGCCGGTCGCTGCTGGCCGCACGAGCGCGGGGAGCGGGGCATGA
- a CDS encoding TadA family conjugal transfer-associated ATPase — MSGQVDLASRVRRRFAVEGVEATPSAVVSAVRREPGGAVLGDSAVLRLASQVHSDLVGAGPLTPYLTDPTVTDVLVNGRDVWVDRGDGLQRVSTVLGGVDEVRRLAQRLAAGCGRRLDDGSPCVDARLPDGTRLHAVLPPVATEGPYLSLRTFRQRPFTLHELIEQGTVPEPIAMLLAAIVGARLAYLVTGGTGSGKTTLLNTLLGLVPHTERIVLVEDAAELRPVHPHVVGLQARTSNVEGAGVVTLSDLVRQALRMRPDRLVVGECRGAEVVDLLAALNTGHEGGAGTLHANSPADVPARLEALGLLGGLPRAALHAQAAAALQAVLHVRRTRSGRILDSVCVLLPSGNERLVTVLPAWRRGHGPGPAAQALARMFLDRSVLVPPVLSAQGGRP; from the coding sequence ATGAGCGGGCAGGTCGACCTCGCGAGCCGGGTGCGCCGTCGCTTCGCCGTCGAGGGTGTCGAGGCCACCCCGTCCGCGGTGGTGTCGGCGGTGCGCCGTGAGCCCGGCGGCGCGGTCCTCGGCGACAGCGCGGTGCTCCGCCTCGCGAGCCAGGTGCACAGTGACCTGGTCGGCGCGGGGCCGCTGACGCCATACCTGACCGATCCCACGGTGACCGACGTCCTCGTCAACGGGCGCGACGTGTGGGTCGACCGGGGCGACGGCTTGCAGCGGGTGTCCACTGTGCTCGGTGGGGTGGACGAGGTGCGGCGGCTCGCCCAGCGGCTGGCGGCGGGGTGTGGGCGACGGCTTGACGATGGCAGCCCGTGCGTGGATGCCCGACTCCCCGACGGCACCCGACTGCACGCCGTGCTGCCGCCGGTGGCGACCGAGGGGCCTTACCTTTCGTTGCGTACGTTCCGGCAGCGGCCCTTCACGCTCCACGAGCTCATCGAGCAGGGGACCGTGCCCGAGCCGATCGCGATGCTGCTGGCGGCGATCGTGGGTGCTCGCTTGGCGTACCTGGTGACCGGCGGCACCGGCTCCGGCAAGACGACGCTCCTCAACACGCTGCTCGGACTGGTGCCGCACACCGAGCGGATCGTGCTTGTCGAAGACGCCGCCGAGCTGCGCCCAGTGCATCCGCATGTCGTCGGCCTCCAGGCGCGTACGTCCAATGTGGAGGGCGCGGGCGTCGTGACCCTCAGCGACCTCGTGCGTCAGGCGCTGCGTATGCGGCCCGACCGGCTTGTGGTGGGCGAGTGCCGAGGTGCGGAAGTGGTCGATCTGCTGGCCGCACTCAACACGGGCCATGAGGGTGGCGCGGGCACCCTGCACGCCAACTCACCGGCCGACGTGCCCGCCCGGCTGGAGGCCCTGGGGCTGCTGGGTGGTCTGCCGCGTGCCGCGCTCCACGCGCAGGCGGCTGCCGCGCTCCAGGCGGTGCTGCACGTGCGGCGTACCCGGAGCGGCCGCATCCTCGACTCCGTCTGCGTGCTCCTGCCGTCCGGCAACGAGCGGCTCGTGACCGTCCTCCCGGCGTGGCGGCGGGGGCACGGGCCGGGGCCGGCGGCACAGGCGCTGGCTCGGATGTTCCTCGACCGTTCGGTGCTGGTGCCGCCAGTGCTCTCCGCCCAAGGCGGCCGGCCGTGA